A section of the Thauera chlorobenzoica genome encodes:
- the groL gene encoding chaperonin GroEL (60 kDa chaperone family; promotes refolding of misfolded polypeptides especially under stressful conditions; forms two stacked rings of heptamers to form a barrel-shaped 14mer; ends can be capped by GroES; misfolded proteins enter the barrel where they are refolded when GroES binds), with protein sequence MTAKQLVFRDDAYRRILRGVDVLANAVRETLGPCARTVLLEQPSGPPVVINSGVVVARAITLPDPFENIGVDLVREAAARTSEVAGDGTTTATLLAAAIVREGVKYVAAGGNPMDLKRGIDRAVAALVPMLHAIARPCTARREIAQVAGISANNDEGIGTLIADAMARVGNEGAITVEEGSGLESTLTVVEGMQFDRGYLSPYFINVEGGTRVVLEDAAVLVCARKLSVVTELLPALEVAAGKGWPLLLIAEDIEGDALALLVINTLRGTLKACAVKAPAFGERQRAMLEDIAVLTAATLVDAQSGIGLAGLTAGQFGHVRRVEVDKDACTLIGGCGTRERIDARIGQLRAERERAGADDAREGLDQRLACLAGGVAMIKVGGASEAEMKERRARVEDALHATRAAVAEGILPGGGVALLRAGAVLETLHGAGHDEDCGVRIVQRAIEEPLRQLVANAGLDAAVVIERVLAGDGAFGFNAASGEYGDLVAMGVLDPCKVTRCALQNAASVAGLILTIGCMVAPAPAGGG encoded by the coding sequence ATGACGGCGAAACAGCTGGTGTTCCGTGACGATGCGTATCGGCGCATCCTGCGCGGAGTGGATGTGCTGGCCAATGCAGTCAGGGAAACACTCGGCCCGTGTGCGCGGACCGTGCTCCTGGAACAGCCATCCGGGCCGCCGGTGGTGATCAACTCGGGCGTCGTCGTCGCGCGCGCGATCACTCTTCCCGACCCGTTCGAGAACATCGGGGTCGATCTGGTGCGCGAGGCCGCGGCGCGCACCTCCGAAGTGGCCGGTGACGGCACCACCACGGCGACCCTGCTGGCCGCGGCGATCGTGCGTGAAGGGGTGAAGTACGTGGCCGCCGGGGGCAACCCGATGGACCTCAAACGTGGCATCGACAGGGCGGTGGCCGCGCTGGTGCCGATGCTGCATGCGATTGCGCGGCCGTGCACGGCACGGCGGGAGATCGCCCAGGTGGCGGGAATCTCGGCGAACAACGACGAAGGGATCGGCACCCTGATCGCCGATGCGATGGCGCGCGTCGGCAACGAGGGGGCGATCACCGTCGAGGAGGGCTCCGGCCTGGAGAGCACGCTCACCGTGGTCGAGGGCATGCAGTTCGACCGCGGCTACCTGTCGCCCTACTTCATCAATGTCGAGGGCGGCACGCGTGTCGTGCTCGAGGATGCGGCGGTCCTGGTCTGTGCGCGCAAGCTGTCCGTCGTCACCGAGTTGCTGCCGGCGCTCGAGGTGGCGGCGGGCAAGGGCTGGCCGCTGCTGCTGATCGCCGAGGACATCGAGGGGGATGCGCTGGCCCTGCTCGTGATCAACACCTTGCGCGGCACCCTCAAGGCCTGCGCGGTGAAGGCGCCCGCCTTCGGCGAGCGGCAGCGCGCGATGCTCGAGGACATCGCGGTGCTGACGGCGGCGACGCTGGTCGATGCGCAATCCGGGATCGGGCTCGCCGGGCTGACGGCCGGGCAGTTCGGCCACGTGCGGCGGGTCGAGGTCGACAAGGACGCCTGCACCCTGATCGGCGGTTGCGGCACGCGGGAGCGGATCGACGCCCGCATCGGCCAGCTCCGCGCCGAGCGGGAGCGGGCCGGCGCGGACGATGCCCGCGAGGGGCTCGACCAGCGCCTCGCGTGCCTGGCGGGGGGCGTGGCGATGATCAAGGTGGGCGGGGCCAGCGAGGCCGAGATGAAGGAGCGCCGCGCCCGCGTCGAGGACGCGCTGCATGCGACCCGCGCCGCGGTGGCCGAAGGCATCCTCCCCGGCGGCGGCGTCGCGCTGCTGCGCGCCGGTGCCGTGCTTGAAACGCTGCACGGAGCCGGCCACGACGAGGACTGCGGCGTGCGCATCGTGCAGCGCGCGATCGAGGAGCCGTTGCGGCAACTGGTGGCCAACGCCGGCCTCGATGCCGCGGTGGTGATCGAGCGCGTGCTTGCCGGCGACGGCGCGTTCGGCTTCAACGCCGCAAGCGGTGAATACGGCGACCTGGTGGCAATGGGGGTGCTCGACCCGTGCAAGGTGACGCGCTGCGCGCTGCAAAACGCAGCTTCGGTGGCCGGACTGATCCTGACCATCGGTTGCATGGTGGCGCCGGCTCCTGCGGGCGGGGGATAG
- the acsA gene encoding acetate--CoA ligase, which translates to MHRSAVIRKHAADLAVPPNLADYAVTCAGFLWTAVRAELDGFPGGGLNIAHEAVERHARGERCTRVAFRFLGQDAVRELSYGELARLTARFANVLAGLGVCRGERVFVLAGRIPELYVAVLGSLRCGCVASPLFSAFGPEPIATRIGLGEGAVLVTTDLLYARKVEKMRARLPTLRHVLLVGEGGGAVEAGMLGPGTHDLGALMAGAADSFVTAETRAEDPALLHFTSGTTGTPKGALHVHAAVLTHWASGRYALDLHDDDVFWCTADPGWVTGTSYGIVAPLVHGVSSIVDEAEFDAGRWYRILADERVSVWYTAPTAIRMLMKAGAELAHQQAFPRLRLVASVGEPLNPEAVWWGKEVLGHPIHDNWWQTETGGIMIANLPALDIKPGSMGRPLPGVEAAVVRRREDGSVERVTTPGEEGELALKRGWPSMLRGYLNDEARYRKCFAGDWYLSGDLVRCDADGYFWFVGRSDDVIKSAGHLIGPFEVESALMEHPAVAEAGVIGKPDEIAGEVVKAFVSLKKGFEPGEALRMELLGHARRRLGAAVAPKEIDFLAVLPRTRSGKIMRRLLKARELGLPEGDTSTLEAGA; encoded by the coding sequence ATGCATCGTTCCGCGGTCATCCGCAAGCACGCCGCCGATCTGGCGGTGCCGCCCAATCTCGCCGACTACGCGGTGACCTGCGCCGGCTTTTTGTGGACGGCGGTGCGTGCCGAACTGGACGGTTTCCCGGGGGGCGGCCTGAACATCGCCCATGAGGCGGTCGAGCGCCATGCCCGCGGCGAGCGCTGCACGCGGGTGGCGTTCCGCTTTCTCGGTCAGGACGCGGTGCGCGAGCTCAGCTACGGCGAACTCGCCCGCCTCACCGCCCGTTTCGCCAACGTCCTGGCCGGCCTCGGCGTGTGCCGCGGCGAACGCGTGTTCGTGCTCGCCGGGCGCATTCCCGAGCTGTACGTCGCGGTGCTGGGCAGCCTGCGCTGCGGCTGCGTGGCGTCGCCGCTGTTTTCCGCTTTCGGCCCGGAGCCGATCGCGACCCGGATCGGGCTCGGCGAAGGTGCGGTGCTGGTCACCACCGACCTGCTCTATGCACGCAAGGTGGAGAAGATGCGTGCCCGGCTGCCGACGCTGCGCCACGTCCTGCTCGTCGGCGAGGGCGGCGGGGCGGTGGAGGCGGGCATGCTTGGCCCGGGAACGCACGACCTGGGAGCGCTGATGGCGGGCGCGGCCGACTCCTTCGTCACGGCCGAGACCCGGGCCGAGGATCCCGCCCTGCTGCACTTCACCAGCGGCACCACCGGGACCCCCAAGGGGGCGCTGCACGTGCACGCTGCGGTCCTGACCCACTGGGCGAGCGGACGTTATGCGCTCGATCTGCACGACGACGACGTCTTCTGGTGCACCGCCGATCCGGGCTGGGTCACCGGGACTTCGTACGGCATCGTCGCGCCCCTGGTGCACGGGGTGAGCTCGATCGTGGACGAGGCCGAGTTCGATGCCGGGCGCTGGTACCGGATCCTCGCCGACGAGCGGGTCAGCGTGTGGTACACCGCGCCGACCGCGATCCGCATGCTGATGAAGGCCGGTGCGGAACTGGCGCACCAGCAGGCCTTCCCGCGCCTGCGCCTGGTCGCCAGCGTCGGCGAACCGCTCAACCCCGAGGCCGTGTGGTGGGGCAAGGAAGTGCTCGGCCATCCGATCCACGACAACTGGTGGCAGACCGAGACCGGCGGCATCATGATCGCCAACCTGCCGGCGCTCGACATCAAGCCCGGCTCGATGGGCAGGCCGCTGCCCGGAGTCGAGGCGGCGGTCGTGCGCCGGCGCGAGGACGGCAGTGTCGAGCGGGTGACGACGCCCGGCGAGGAAGGCGAGCTCGCGCTCAAGCGTGGCTGGCCGTCGATGTTGCGCGGTTACCTGAACGACGAGGCGCGCTACCGCAAGTGCTTCGCCGGCGACTGGTACCTGAGCGGCGACCTGGTGCGCTGCGACGCCGACGGTTACTTCTGGTTCGTTGGTCGCAGCGACGACGTGATCAAGTCCGCCGGCCACCTGATCGGCCCGTTCGAGGTCGAGAGCGCGCTGATGGAACACCCGGCGGTGGCTGAGGCGGGGGTGATCGGCAAGCCCGACGAGATTGCCGGCGAGGTGGTGAAGGCCTTCGTCTCGCTGAAAAAAGGGTTCGAGCCCGGCGAGGCGCTGCGCATGGAGCTCCTCGGCCATGCGCGTCGGCGGCTGGGGGCGGCGGTGGCGCCGAAGGAAATCGATTTCCTCGCCGTGCTGCCGCGAACGCGCAGCGGCAAGATCATGCGCCGGCTGCTGAAGGCGCGGGAGCTGGGGCTGCCGGAGGGCGACACGTCGACGCTGGAGGCCGGAGCATGA
- the pdhA gene encoding pyruvate dehydrogenase (acetyl-transferring) E1 component subunit alpha: MNSGRDASAGQARAAPDPAPVPALRLLADMLRIRRMEEKCAELYGTGRIRGFLHLYIGEEACATGTIHALEAGDNVVATYREHGHALLRGVGMEAIMAEMFGKATGCSRGRGGSMHLFDVAHRFYGGNAIVGGGLPLAVGLALADRLQGRPGVTACIFGEGAVAEGAFHESMNLAALWRLPVLFCCENNLYAMGTALARSESQTDLCAKAAGYAVPAARADGMDVGAVCAAVRAAAQAVRADGGPFFVELQTYRFRAHSMFDPELYRDKAEVARWKARDPIEVCVAALKAEGVLTEAAFSALDAAAQAEVEAAVASAEAAAPEAVADLLKDVHSPGAGA; the protein is encoded by the coding sequence ATGAACAGCGGACGCGATGCTTCTGCAGGGCAGGCCCGGGCTGCGCCGGACCCCGCGCCGGTCCCGGCGCTGCGCCTGCTCGCCGACATGCTGCGCATCCGCCGCATGGAGGAAAAGTGCGCCGAGCTTTACGGCACGGGCCGGATCCGCGGCTTCCTCCACCTCTATATCGGCGAGGAGGCCTGCGCCACCGGCACGATCCATGCGCTGGAGGCCGGGGACAACGTCGTTGCCACCTACCGCGAGCACGGCCATGCGCTGCTGCGCGGGGTCGGCATGGAGGCGATCATGGCCGAGATGTTCGGCAAGGCGACGGGCTGCTCGCGCGGTCGTGGTGGCTCGATGCACCTGTTCGATGTCGCACACCGCTTCTATGGCGGTAATGCGATTGTCGGTGGGGGACTGCCGCTCGCGGTCGGCCTGGCGCTGGCGGACCGGCTGCAGGGCCGGCCCGGCGTGACGGCCTGCATTTTCGGCGAGGGGGCGGTCGCCGAAGGCGCTTTCCACGAGTCGATGAACCTGGCCGCGCTGTGGCGGCTGCCGGTGCTGTTCTGCTGCGAGAACAACTTGTACGCGATGGGTACCGCGCTCGCACGCTCCGAATCGCAGACCGATCTGTGTGCCAAGGCAGCGGGCTACGCGGTGCCTGCTGCCCGTGCCGACGGCATGGACGTGGGTGCGGTTTGCGCCGCGGTGCGGGCGGCGGCGCAAGCGGTGCGGGCGGATGGCGGCCCCTTCTTCGTCGAGCTGCAGACCTACCGTTTTCGCGCCCATTCGATGTTCGATCCCGAGCTGTACCGCGACAAGGCCGAAGTCGCGCGCTGGAAGGCGCGCGATCCGATCGAGGTTTGTGTTGCTGCCCTGAAGGCGGAGGGCGTGCTCACCGAGGCCGCCTTCTCCGCCCTCGACGCGGCGGCTCAGGCCGAAGTGGAGGCGGCGGTTGCGTCTGCCGAAGCGGCCGCGCCGGAAGCCGTGGCGGATCTGCTGAAGGACGTCCATTCTCCCGGAGCCGGAGCATGA
- a CDS encoding alpha-ketoacid dehydrogenase subunit beta, protein MRSSYREALRAALREALVKDPRVFLMGEDVGCYGGTYAVSKGLLEEFGPERIRDTPLSELGFVGAGVGAALGGMRPIVEVMTVNFSLLALDQIVNSAALLRHMSGGQLSVPLVLRMATGAGRQLAAQHSHSLENWYAHIPGIRVLAPGTVADARGMLAAALADPDPVVIFEHVQLYGLEDELPEAIDACDITRAAVRRPGTRASVFAWGGCLPKALQAAQQLAEGGIDVEVVDLRVLRPLDWETIAASVRRTHRAVVVDEGWKSGSLAAEVVAGLVERCFYDLDAPPQRVCSAEVPIPYAKQLEEAALPQPEKIIAAVGEVLGV, encoded by the coding sequence ATGAGGAGCAGCTACCGTGAAGCCCTGCGCGCGGCGCTGCGCGAAGCCCTGGTGAAGGATCCACGGGTGTTCCTGATGGGCGAGGACGTCGGCTGCTACGGCGGCACGTATGCGGTCTCGAAGGGCTTGCTCGAAGAATTCGGCCCCGAGCGCATCCGCGATACGCCGCTGTCCGAACTCGGGTTCGTCGGTGCCGGCGTGGGCGCCGCGCTGGGCGGGATGCGGCCGATCGTCGAGGTGATGACGGTCAATTTCAGCCTGCTGGCGCTCGATCAGATCGTCAACAGCGCCGCGTTGCTGCGCCACATGTCCGGCGGGCAGCTGTCGGTGCCGCTGGTGCTGCGCATGGCGACCGGCGCCGGCCGCCAGCTCGCGGCCCAGCATTCTCACAGTCTGGAAAACTGGTACGCCCATATTCCCGGCATCCGGGTGCTGGCGCCGGGTACCGTGGCCGATGCGCGCGGGATGCTCGCGGCGGCGCTTGCGGACCCGGACCCGGTGGTGATCTTCGAGCACGTGCAGCTCTACGGCCTCGAAGACGAACTGCCTGAAGCGATCGATGCGTGCGACATCACCCGCGCCGCGGTGCGTCGGCCCGGTACCCGGGCGAGCGTGTTCGCCTGGGGCGGCTGCCTGCCCAAGGCGCTGCAGGCGGCACAGCAGCTGGCCGAGGGCGGGATCGATGTCGAAGTGGTCGACCTGCGGGTGCTGCGCCCGCTGGACTGGGAAACGATCGCCGCCTCGGTGCGCCGGACCCATCGTGCGGTGGTGGTCGATGAAGGCTGGAAGAGCGGCAGCCTGGCGGCGGAAGTGGTTGCCGGGCTCGTCGAGCGCTGCTTCTACGATCTGGACGCGCCGCCGCAGCGGGTGTGCAGCGCGGAAGTGCCGATCCCGTATGCGAAACAGTTGGAAGAGGCGGCGCTGCCGCAGCCGGAAAAGATTATCGCCGCGGTCGGGGAGGTGCTCGGTGTTTGA
- a CDS encoding dihydrolipoamide acetyltransferase family protein: MFEFRLPALGADMDEGTLLEWCVQPGDTVKKGQVVAVVDTSKAAVDVEIWQAGTVHELLAVPGTRIRVGTVMASLLAEGEAPPAAAPRLRISPAARRRAAELGVDPATVHGTGAGGALTLADVEQAAAQGEGPAPGAETGGAGGRDLTVPAARVPPLVPAQREAETRRTIAAAMSRAKREIPHYYLLETIPLARAGAWLAQANAGRPITGRLLMAVLLLKAVALALGKFPALNGFYRDGRFEPSAAINLGVAISLRQGGLIAPALHDAGHKPVEVLMQELTDLVRRARAGSLRSSEMSDPTVTVTNLGEQGAEAVVGVIYPPQVALVGFGRIDVRPWVHEDGSLGTCPAVVASLAADHRVSDGHYGARFLAELRALLQHPQALQAAQPAPGAACEADGEVR, translated from the coding sequence GTGTTTGAATTCAGGTTGCCTGCGCTTGGCGCCGACATGGATGAAGGGACGCTGCTGGAATGGTGCGTCCAGCCCGGCGACACGGTGAAGAAAGGCCAGGTGGTGGCGGTGGTCGATACGTCGAAGGCCGCCGTGGATGTGGAAATCTGGCAGGCGGGCACGGTGCACGAACTGCTTGCCGTGCCGGGCACCCGGATCCGGGTCGGCACGGTGATGGCGAGCCTGCTGGCGGAGGGCGAGGCACCTCCGGCGGCAGCGCCGCGCCTGCGCATCTCGCCGGCGGCGCGCCGGCGGGCCGCTGAGCTCGGGGTGGATCCGGCCACGGTGCACGGCACCGGCGCAGGCGGCGCGCTCACCCTGGCCGACGTCGAGCAGGCCGCGGCGCAGGGGGAAGGCCCGGCCCCGGGCGCAGAAACAGGGGGCGCGGGAGGGCGGGACCTCACCGTCCCCGCTGCGCGGGTGCCGCCGCTCGTTCCGGCTCAGCGTGAGGCCGAAACCCGACGCACGATCGCGGCAGCGATGAGCCGCGCGAAACGCGAGATTCCGCACTACTACCTGCTCGAGACCATCCCGCTGGCGCGTGCGGGCGCCTGGCTGGCGCAAGCCAATGCCGGGCGGCCGATCACCGGGCGGCTGCTGATGGCGGTGCTGCTGCTGAAAGCGGTGGCGCTGGCGTTGGGGAAGTTCCCGGCCTTGAACGGCTTCTACCGCGACGGCCGCTTCGAGCCGTCGGCAGCGATAAACCTCGGTGTCGCGATCTCGCTGCGCCAGGGGGGGCTGATCGCTCCTGCGCTGCACGATGCCGGGCATAAGCCGGTCGAGGTGCTGATGCAGGAACTCACCGATCTGGTGCGGCGGGCGCGCGCGGGCTCGCTGCGCAGTTCGGAAATGAGCGATCCGACGGTGACCGTGACCAACCTCGGCGAGCAGGGCGCAGAGGCGGTGGTGGGCGTGATCTACCCGCCACAGGTGGCGCTGGTCGGCTTCGGCCGGATCGACGTGCGGCCCTGGGTGCACGAAGACGGCAGCCTCGGGACCTGCCCGGCGGTGGTCGCCAGCCTGGCGGCCGATCACCGGGTTTCGGACGGCCATTACGGTGCGCGCTTCCTGGCCGAGTTGCGCGCGTTGCTGCAGCACCCGCAGGCCTTGCAGGCGGCGCAACCGGCCCCGGGGGCGGCGTGTGAAGCGGATGGGGAGGTGCGGTGA
- a CDS encoding acyl carrier protein, translated as MSGGELSSDELGSDELRAIVIETLKTVAPELDEEALRSDRPLRRQVDLDSMDWLNFLVGLAGRLQVEIAEADYGKLNTIDDLVAHLRTRLAARGD; from the coding sequence ATGAGCGGTGGAGAATTGAGCAGTGACGAACTGGGCAGTGACGAATTGCGGGCGATCGTGATCGAGACCCTGAAGACGGTTGCACCCGAACTGGACGAGGAGGCGCTGCGCTCCGACCGGCCTCTGCGCCGGCAGGTCGACCTGGATTCGATGGACTGGCTCAACTTCCTGGTCGGCCTGGCCGGGCGGCTGCAGGTCGAGATCGCCGAGGCCGACTACGGGAAATTGAACACGATCGACGACCTCGTCGCCCATCTGCGTACCCGGCTCGCCGCGCGCGGGGACTGA
- a CDS encoding alkene reductase, which yields MTSLFDPIRVGDLDLANRIVMAPLTRNRATAGELAGPMTVEYYRQRASAGLIIAEGSQISAMAQGYLDTPGIYTPEQVAAWRRVTDAVHAAGGRIVIQLWHVGRISHVSLLPGGAAPVSSTARRAPTQTFTRDGFVDVSTPRALRDDELPGLVADYRHAARCAREAGFDGVEVHAANTYLLEQFLRDSVNDRSGPYGGSIANRARLLLEVMQAVSAEIGAGRCGVRLSPMMTFGGSTPRDSDPQALYGYVVEQLARLGLAYLHVIEGETGGARHPAGAPVFDYDALRRRFPGAWMVNNGYRRAEAIEAVAGGRADLVAFGRPFICNPDLVRRLREDAPLNPLRTDKLYGGGAEGYIDYPTLEESKEEQE from the coding sequence ATGACTTCCCTGTTCGACCCCATCCGGGTCGGCGACCTCGACCTTGCCAACCGCATCGTCATGGCGCCGCTGACGCGCAACCGCGCCACCGCCGGCGAGCTGGCGGGACCGATGACCGTGGAGTACTACCGGCAGCGCGCCAGCGCCGGCCTGATCATCGCCGAAGGCAGCCAGATCAGCGCGATGGCGCAGGGCTACCTCGACACGCCGGGCATCTACACGCCGGAGCAGGTCGCGGCCTGGCGTAGGGTCACCGATGCCGTGCATGCCGCGGGCGGACGCATCGTGATCCAGCTCTGGCATGTCGGGCGCATTTCGCACGTGTCGCTGCTGCCGGGAGGGGCGGCGCCGGTGTCGTCCACCGCCCGGCGTGCGCCGACCCAGACCTTCACTCGCGACGGCTTCGTCGATGTTTCCACGCCGCGCGCGCTGCGCGACGACGAGTTGCCCGGGCTGGTCGCCGACTACCGCCACGCCGCGCGCTGCGCACGCGAAGCCGGCTTCGACGGTGTCGAAGTGCATGCCGCCAACACCTACCTGCTCGAGCAGTTCCTGCGCGACAGCGTCAACGACCGCAGCGGCCCTTACGGCGGCAGCATCGCCAACCGCGCCCGCCTGCTGCTGGAAGTGATGCAGGCCGTCAGTGCGGAGATCGGCGCCGGCCGTTGCGGCGTGCGCCTGAGCCCGATGATGACCTTCGGCGGCAGCACGCCGCGCGACAGCGACCCGCAGGCGCTCTACGGCTACGTCGTGGAGCAGCTCGCGCGGCTTGGCCTGGCCTACCTCCACGTCATCGAAGGCGAGACCGGCGGTGCCCGCCATCCGGCCGGCGCCCCCGTTTTCGACTACGACGCGCTGCGCCGCCGCTTTCCCGGCGCGTGGATGGTGAACAACGGCTATCGCCGTGCCGAGGCGATCGAGGCGGTCGCCGGCGGCCGGGCCGATCTGGTGGCGTTCGGCCGCCCCTTCATCTGCAACCCTGACCTCGTGCGCCGGCTGCGCGAGGACGCGCCGCTCAACCCGCTGCGCACCGACAAGCTCTACGGCGGCGGCGCCGAGGGCTATATCGACTACCCGACGCTGGAAGAAAGTAAAGAGGAGCAGGAATGA
- a CDS encoding transglutaminase-like domain-containing protein, translating to MSSNNDMQAYLAPSDFFDFHHPRVRDFIDEAVGAAADPVERAVRLYYAVRDGVRYDPYRFYMRREYFIASRTVAEGAAYCVPKAILLAAAARGAGIPARVGFADVRNHLSTERLRELVGGDLYRWHGYVALHLEGRWVKATPAFNLQMCERFDVKPLEFNGRDDSLMHPYNARDERHMEYVNERGVFDDFPFEELVDDMRTFHPRLVDAAEASLRGDFEHEAMVDR from the coding sequence ATGAGCAGTAACAACGATATGCAGGCGTATCTGGCCCCGAGCGATTTTTTCGATTTCCACCATCCGCGCGTGCGCGACTTCATTGACGAGGCCGTCGGCGCTGCCGCCGATCCGGTGGAGCGCGCGGTGCGCCTGTATTACGCGGTGCGCGACGGCGTGCGCTACGACCCCTACCGCTTTTACATGAGAAGGGAATATTTCATCGCCAGCCGCACGGTCGCCGAGGGGGCCGCGTATTGCGTGCCGAAGGCCATCCTGCTGGCCGCGGCGGCGCGCGGCGCGGGCATCCCGGCGCGGGTGGGCTTCGCCGATGTGCGCAACCACCTCAGCACCGAGCGCCTGCGCGAGCTCGTCGGCGGCGACCTGTACCGCTGGCACGGCTACGTTGCGCTCCATCTGGAGGGGCGCTGGGTCAAGGCCACGCCGGCGTTCAACCTGCAGATGTGCGAGCGCTTCGACGTCAAGCCGCTCGAATTCAACGGCCGCGACGATTCGCTGATGCATCCTTACAACGCGCGCGACGAGCGCCACATGGAGTATGTGAACGAGCGCGGGGTGTTCGACGATTTTCCGTTCGAGGAACTCGTCGACGACATGCGGACCTTCCACCCGCGCCTGGTGGATGCGGCCGAAGCGAGCTTGAGAGGCGACTTCGAGCACGAGGCGATGGTCGATCGCTGA